A genomic stretch from Falco naumanni isolate bFalNau1 chromosome 4, bFalNau1.pat, whole genome shotgun sequence includes:
- the YAE1 gene encoding protein YAE1 homolog isoform X1 encodes MSWVQAAVSRSSEDIFDEEADEMYLLQKEWNSTMKKRLKEGYRDGIEAGKELALQEGFNQGYRHGAELMVTCGQFRGTLNALLSWCHFNGHDSALSKINNLLDMVGKYEDDVLNYLNSIEQQPHLGHILDSVQDMDLNHTAPAGTEYNEVKAGKHEGGGSCGENICRSNGEVGSSRSECSNAKLCTDPERSTLAWVKNQTIWLVEQLGLSLDIVHHVQQLEH; translated from the exons ATGTCCTGGGTACAAGCTGCAGTCAGCCGATCCAGTGAGGATATATTTGATGAAGAGGCGGATGAGATGTACCTCTTACAGAAGGAATGGAATAGCACcatgaaaaaaagattgaag GAAGGCTATAGGGATGGAATTGAGGCTGGGAAAGAACTTGCACTCCAGGAAGGCTTTAATCAAGGTTACAGACACGGTGCTGAGCTGATGGTTACGTGTGGCCAGTTCAGAGGAACCCTGAA TGCTCTCTTATCCTGGTGTCATTTTAATGGACATGATTCTGCTTTAAGTAAGATAAATAATCTTCTTGACATGGTTGGAAAATATGAAGATGATGTGCTTAACTATCTGAATTCTATTGAACAACAACCACATCTCGGACACATTCTAGATTCTGTTCAAGACATGGACCTTAATcacacagctccagctgggacAGAATACAATGAAGTTAAAGCTGGAAAACACGAAGGTGGTGGCAGCTGTGGAGAAAACATTTGTAGAAGTAACGGTGAGGTTGGTTCCTCACGGTCAGAGTGCAGCAATGCAAAACTCTGCACAGATCCTGAGAGGTCAACCCTTGCTTGGGTTAAAAACCAGACTATTTGGCTAGTAGAGCAACTGGGCTTATCACTGGATATAGTTCATCATGTCCAGCAACTCGAACACTAG